One genomic window of Salvelinus alpinus chromosome 17, SLU_Salpinus.1, whole genome shotgun sequence includes the following:
- the LOC139543070 gene encoding aerolysin-like protein: MATTLELIGGQGGSAFEFHGMNNGATLKKIGVAVEGWQVKAVRVELTDGRVATFGEANTFKEFEFKLGERITKLSLWGNGAGTRLGAIKFTTSENREFFEKMTSWGLKTEYTINVGSGICLGLQGRSGSDIDCMGFLFINNIKSSVLTDMRYPTLSLFKPQVSPEYVKSLSHHNNTSLVQEESISYSKTLTKTSSWSVSNKIESTLSVSVKAGIPDLVEVTSGFSLTVGVEHSTSLEKTETITESDTINLKIPPGKTMDVEVTVGRANIDLDYEANVKVTCMNGSQLVFPSKGVYTGVTYTSARVSTKER; the protein is encoded by the exons atggCAACCACACTGGAACTTATAGGTGGTCAAGGAGGCAGTGCATTTGAATTCCACGGCATGAACAACGGTGCCACCCTCAAGAAGATTGGAGTGGCGGTGGAAGGCTGGCAGGTGAAAGCTGTGCGGGTGGAGCTTACCGACGGCCGCGTTGCGACCTTTGGAGAGGCTAACACTTTCAAAGAGTTTGAGTTCAAACTCGGCGAGCGCATCACCAAGCTGTCTCTGTGGGGTAACGGCGCCGGCACACGTCTGGGTGCCATCAAGTTCACGACGAGTGAGAACAGGGAGTTCTTTGAAAAAATGACCAGCTGGGGACTGAAGACTGAGTACACCATCAATGTGGGGTCCGGAATCTGCCTGGGGCTGCAGGGCAGGTCTGGCTCGGACATCGACTGCATGGGCTTCCTCTTCATCAACAACATCAAGTCGTCCGTGCTGACCGACATGAGGTATCCCACCCTGTCCCTCTTCAAACCCCAG gTGAGCCCAGAATATGTGAAATCTCTGTCTCACCACAACAACACCTCCTTGGTTCAAGAAGAGTCCATTTCATACAGCAAGACCCTGACCAAGACTTCCTCCTGGTCCGTCAGCAACAAGATAGAATCCACCTTGAGTGTGTCGGTCAAAGCAGGGATCCCAGATCTGGTCGAGGTGACATCAGGGTTCAGCTTGACCGTGGGAGTGGAGCATTCCACCAGCCTGGAGAAGACAGAGACCATAACAGAATCAGATACCATCAACCTGAAGATCCCGCCAGGGAAGACCATGGATGTTGAGGTCACAGTGGGGAGAGCAAATATCGACCTCGACTACGAGGCCAACGTGAAAGTCACCTGCATGAATGGCAGTCAGCTGGTCTTCCCATCCAAGGGCGTCTACACCGGTGTGACTTACACTTCAGCGAGGGTATCCACAAAGGAGAGATAA